A stretch of the Porites lutea chromosome 12, jaPorLute2.1, whole genome shotgun sequence genome encodes the following:
- the LOC140953622 gene encoding uncharacterized protein — MAVKDGGADTFLEGVKYGLEKVGKANITLKPKQEEILKIIALTQKDVLAVLPTGYGKSLIYQIMLPLMDYMDSDRRPTQKKSIVLVVLPLNALIRDQVTKLKQSGLKACILKGDHLEGEEEERKEEQVGLAFSAIENLKEFQLIFAHPEALVGNKNVIKLLKTAEFKNRMKAVVVDGALATMGSILPQVPLLGLTATATKKTRTDIIESLGIVNPVEILGNPDRPNIYFSSSSRPDRGEDKLNEILVPLVESLKKERTKFPFTLVFGTLETISSCYAFFSRAMGKEQYEPIDALPKAENRLFTQFHAQYPRQEKERIIDGLTLGKSKLRIVFATVAFGVGLERQIIHIGLPCTMEEYFQEAGRAGRDGLPSKAHIYYNSYDTSKARKHLSSVMRDYVQSKKCKRQIIMGYFGFSPLPLDTAYACCDYHEKLCSCDDCVLSDVASLMAPTLTDEAPPLSNEDVYPYSKLNMEQIAKLNEELVKFRFSLPGHGRTSVGSTSLSSGVTIKLIREVPG; from the exons ATGGCGGTTAAAGATGGCGGAGCAGATACGTTTCTGGAAGGCGTGAAATATGGATtagaaaaagttggaaaagcAAATATTACACTCAAACCGAAACAAGAAGAGATCCTCAAAATAATCGCTTTGACGCAAAAAGATGTTTTAGCCGTTCTCCCAACTGGTTACGGAAAATCGTTAATATATCAAATAATGCTACCCTTGATGGATTATATGGATTCTGACCGGAGACCAACCCAAAAGAAGTCTATTGTCTTGGTGGTGTTACCGCTCAATGCCTTGATAAGGGATCAGGTAACGAAGTTAAAGCAGAGTGGTCTGAAAGCGTGTATTTTGAAAGGTGATCACctagaaggagaagaagaagaaagaaaagaagaacaagtAGGATTAGCATTCAGTGCAATAGAAAACCTGAAggaatttcagttaatttttgctCACCCGGAAGCCCTTGTAGGCAACAAAAATGTCATTAAGCTCCTGAAGACTGCAGAGTTTAAAAATCGTATGAAAGCCGTCGTTGTGGATGGTGCA CTGGCAACAATGGGAAGCATTCTTCCACAAGTACCATTGCTTGGTCTCACAGCCACTGCTACCAAAAAGACCAGAACTGACATCATTGAGTCCCTGGGCATAGTTAATCCAGTTGAAATCCTTGGAAACCCTGACCGACCAAATATTTATTTCTCGTCATCCTCTAGACCAGACAGAGGAGAGGATAAACTAAATGAAATATTGGTCCCCTTGGTGGAAAGCTTAAAGAAGGAGAGAACAAAGTTTCCTTTTACTTTAGTTTTTGGCACATTAGAGACCATTTCATCATGTTATGCCTTTTTCAGCCGAGCAATGGGGAAAGAGCAGTATGAACCTATAGATGCCCTGCCCAAGGCTGAGAATAGGTTATTTACTCAATTTCACGCCCAATACCCAcgtcaagaaaaagaaagaataattgATGGCCTTACCTTGGGGAAATCTAAACTCAGGATTGTCTTTGCAACAGTCGCATTTGGTGTTGGTCTGGAAAGACAAATAATTCATATAGGGCTGCCATGTACAATGGAAGAGTACTTTCAGGAGGCCGGTAGGGCCGGTAGAGATGGTCTTCCTTCAAAAGCCCACATCTACTACAATTCATATGATACATCAAAGGCAAGAAAACATTTGTCTTCAGTAATGAGGGATTATGTGCAATCAAAGAAGTGTAAAAGACAAATTATTATGGGGTATTTTGGGTTTTCCCCTCTGCCGCTTGACACAGCTTATGCATGTTGTGATTATCATGAGAAACTTTGTAGCTGTGATGACTGTGTGCTCTCTGATGTTGCATCTTTAATGGCTCCCACCTTGACAGATGAAGCCCCTCCATTATCTAATGAAGATGTTTATCCTTATTCCAAACTAAACATGGAGCAAATAGCCAAGCTGAATGAAGAACTTGTTAAATTTAGATTCTCATTACCTGGACATGGTAGGACATCAGTAGGGAGTACAAGCCTGAGTAGTGGTGTTACTATAAAGTTAATTCGTGAAGTGCCGGGCTGA
- the LOC140953621 gene encoding uncharacterized protein, whose translation MEGEVEELKQKLQKLEQEHNQAYQLLKTLQAKESPGAPAPSQPQEKQLVVIPNEQKLRKFSGRHGENELSIEDFIDNAKSAITSRGLPLPEQANFVLSYLEGPAKEEMKLYPKSDLTNSDKIFDLLQESFGEKRSVPQLLKAFYDRRQREGETLRAFSHALRELQAKIEKKSVTKSTGQDAALRDHFAENVRDPLLRKELKKFIRTHPEISFLDTREEAIRWAEEDEKSCGPRPRVASSHETSTSAKPSSLESAMNEMIKTLQGQQKAIEDLAANLKKLNTVPTHRGQNIQPQPQFQPQFQQHQPRPDAGGDRCYQCGAPGHFARNCTARSRPPPLRNLTPRPPPNPSN comes from the coding sequence ATGGAGGGTGAGGTGGAGGAACTCAAACAGAAGCTCCAAAAATTAGAGCAGGAACACAACCAGGCATATCAACTCCTGAAAACCCTCCAAGCTAAGGAATCCCCAGGAGCTCCAGCCCCATCCCAACCCCAGGAAAAGCAGTTAGTGGTGATCCCCAATGAACAAAAATTGAGGAAGTTTAGTGGAAGACATGGTGAAAATGAACTGTCCATAGAGGATTTTATTGATAATGCGAAAAGCGCAATCACCTCAAGAGGACTCCCCCTCCCAGAGCAGGCGAATTTTGTACTCTCATACCTAGAGGGCCCTGCTAAAGAAGAAATGAAGCTCTATCCTAAAAGCGACCTTACGAATTCAGATAAGATCTTCGACCTCCTTCAAGAGTCTTTTGGCGAGAAGCGTTCTGTTCCCCAGCTCTTAAAAGCCTTTTACGACCGCCGACAGAGGGAAGGCGAAACCCTTCGTGCATTCTCCCATGCCCTGAGAGAACTGCAAGCCaagatagaaaagaaaagtgtGACCAAATCAACTGGCCAAGACGCAGCCCTTCGAGACCACTTCGCCGAAAATGTTAGAGATCCCCTCCTTCGAAAGGAACTCAAGAAGTTTATCAGAACACACCCAGAAATTTCCTTTCTAGACACCAGAGAGGAAGCTATTCGATGGGCCGAAGAAGACGAGAAGTCCTGTGGACCGCGCCCCAGGGTGGCTTCGTCGCATGAGACCAGTACCTCCGCTAAGCCCTCTTCCCTCGAATCAGCCATGAATGAGATGATTAAAACCCTGCAAGGCCAGCAAAAGGCTATCGAAGACCTAGCAGCCAATCTCAAGAAGCTGAATACAGTGCCCACCCACAGAGGACAGAATATACAGCCTCAGCCCCAGTTCCAGCCCCAGTTTCAGCAGCATCAGCCTCGACCTGATGCAGGTGGCGACAGGTGTTATCAGTGTGGAGCACCAGGACACTTTGCCCGGAATTGCACAGCAAGAAGTAGACCCCCGCCCCTTCGGAACCTCACCCCCAGGCCTCCACCTAACCCGTCAAACTAG
- the LOC140921692 gene encoding transport and Golgi organization 2 homolog: MCILFLYYCDKPSADGYRLIVASNRDEYYDRPTARATFWEKNPNIIAGMDLKPGREGGTWLGITKDGTFGAITNYRQSPTFLNPYAVGKGHLVPDFLEGDGNVRKYLEKVSRTADKYNGFNLLVGKLSLTGGSKFGCFCNADKENIRVLTPGIHALSNNVLDCPWPKTVYGKERFANILNEACTKQELVDKLIGMLNLRDRFFGCEDSYSFISPQDEGSDMNFLDACRAIFVNYKEKRCGTRTNTVVLVDAKGHATYVERTLEDDASDPDEAEWRLNTHEFDIRDTPDYRCRSEHKA; this comes from the exons ATGTGCATCTTATTCCTGTATTACTGTGACAAACCAAGTGCTGATGGATACCGCCTTATTGTGGCATCCAACAGGGATGAATATTACGACAGACCGACGGCAAGGGCTacgttttgggaaaaaaatccCAACATAATTGCAG GGATGGATCTGAAGCCAGGTAGAGAGGGCGGAACTTGGCTAGGTATAACTAAGGATGGGACATTTGGAGCAATCACAAACTACAGACAATCGCCAACCTTTCTAAATCCATATGCAGTTGGAAAAGGGCATTTGGTACCAGACTTCTTAGAAGGAGATGGTAACGTAAGAAAGTACCTTGAAAAAGTCAGCAGAACAGCTGACAAGTATAACGGCTTCAATCTCTTAGTGGGCAAGTTATCCTTGACTGGAGGCTCTAAGTTTGGATGCTTTTGCAACGCCgataaagaaaatattaggGTGTTGACACCTGGAATTCATGCCTTGTCAAATAATGTCCTGGATTGCCCATGGCCGAAGACGGTTTATGGAAAGGAAAGATTTGCAAACATTTTAAATGAAGCCTGCACCAAACAGGAGCTTGTTGATAAGCTGATTGGGATGCTAAATTTGCGAGATAG ATTTTTCGGTTGTGAGGATTCATACAGCTTCATCAGCCCTCAAGACGAAGGGAGCGATATGAATTTTCTAGATGCTTGCCGAGCAATCTTTGTCAACTATAAAGAGAAGCGATGTGGCACTAG AACAAATACAGTGGTGTTAGTAGATGCCAAGGGTCATGCCACATACGTGGAACGCACATTAGAGGATGATGCATCGGACCCAGATGAAGCCGAGTGGAGACTGAACACCCATGAGTTTGACATACGGGACACTCCTGATTATCGCTGTCGCAGTGAACATAAGGCATAG